A stretch of DNA from Brevibacillus ruminantium:
TTTTAATATCGCAGAGAATGTCATTTCCCTTCACTTCGACTACCGTCAAGCCAATCAAGCCATCATCGATCAGAATCGTGTCTCCCGATTTGACGTCGTTTGGCAAATCCGCGTAGGTAATGGAGACGCGTTCAGCCGTACCGGCGATCTCTTCCGTCGTCAGCGTAATTTGCTCTCCTTCTACCAGTTCTACCGCATCCACCGCAAGAGAACCGGTACGGATTTCCGGGCCTTTGGTATCCAAAAGAATGGCGACCTGTTTTCCGGTGATCTCGCAAGCCTCGCGGATGTTGACGATCCGGGCGGCGTGTTCTTCGTGGGAGCCGTGTGAAAAGTTGAGGCGGGCCACGTTCATTCCTGCTTGAATCAGTTTGACCAGAGTTTCTACGGATTCACTGGCGGGTCCAATAGTACATACGATTTTCGCTTTGCGCAACAAAAGAAGTCCCTCCTAGTCAATGTACTTCCGCTCTTAGATGGAGAGCGTGCGTGCCAATTGATAAATAGATAAGTCCAAATGATGTTTCTGCGACAATGCTTCCTGGAAATCGACATCCACAATCTCATTATTTCGAATGCCCACCATGCGATCTCTTTTTCCTTCCAGCAGCAAATCAACGGCTGCTGCTCCCATCCGGCTGGCGAGCATGCGGTCAAAAGCAGTCGGAGAACCTCCGCGCTGGATATGTCCTAGAACAGTGACACGCGTCTCCAGTCCGGTCATCTTTTTGATCTCTTCCGCATAGTGGGAGGCACTGCCTACCCCTTCTGCCACGATGATGATCGTGTGTTTTTTGCCCCGGCGATGCCCGGCTTCCAGGCGCTCAACGATATCATTCATGTCGTTGTCTGCCTCCGGGATGAGAATCGACTCCGCTCCGGCTGCCAGACCCGACCACAGGGCTAAATCCCCTGCATCCCGTCCCATGACCTCGATGATGTACGTGCGCTCGTGCGAGGTGGCCGTATCCCTGATCTTGTCGATGGCATCAACCACGGTATTCAGCGCCGTGTCAAAGCCGATGGTAAAATCGGTGCAAGGAATATCGTTGTCGATGGTTCCCGGGACGCCAATCGTCGCCACGCCTTTTTCCGAAATCTTTTGGGCACCACGGAAGGAACCGTCTCCTCCGATGACGATCAGTCCTTCGATTCCGCGTCTCTTCAACTGATCGATTGCTTTTTGTTGTCCCGTTTCGGTTTTGAATTCTTCACTGCGGGCAGAGTATAGAATCGTCCCGCCGCGATGGATAATATCCCCTACGGAGCCAAGTGACATCTCCTGGATGTCTCCGTACATCAACCCTTCATACCCGTGATACACGCCGTACATTTGAATCCCATGGAAAGCGGCACGCCTGACTGCTGCACGTACGGCAGCGTTCATGCCGGGCGCATCTCCGCCGCTGGTCAAAACCGCAATTTTTTGCATGGAAAACCACCTCGCCATTCTGTCCGTCATTAGGATGCCTTGAAACGAAAACAGTATGTACCATATGCCCTTTTCAACACTCTGTATCAGTGCAAAACAGATATCTGTTACACCAACCAAAGCAATGTGACATACTGTTAGAAAGATCTGACAAGTCTCGACTTCGTATACGATTGTATCAGATTCCACCGCAAGAAAAAAGAAAAAAACGCCCCCCATTTTAAAGGGAAGCGTACTGGCCAATCTGTTTAAATTTCTCATACCTGTCCTGTATCAGTTCATCCTCACTCAAATGCGAGAGCTGTTCCAGTCCCTCTAGCAGCTTGGCCTTTACGAGCGCAGCCTGAAGGGACATATCGCGATGGGCACCGCCAAACGGTTCCTCAATGATTCCGTCAATCACACCCAGCTCCTTCAGATCAGGAGCGGTGATCTTCATAGACTCCGCCGCGCGCATCGCCAGGCTGGCGTCTCTCCAGAGAATCGCCGCAGCGCTCTCCGGCGCAATTACGGAGTAATAGGAATTCTCCAGCATATAGACTCGATTGCCCACGCCGATGGCAATGGCGCCGCCGCTTCCGCCCTCGCCAATCACGACGCAGAGAACGGGCACGCGAAATCTCGCCATCTCCAGGAGATTTCTTGCGATCGCTTCGCTTGGTCCCCTCTCTTCCGCTGCTTTCCCCGGATATGCCCCCGAGGTGTTGATAAAGCAGATGATCGGCCGGCCAAATTTGTCAGCTTGCTTCATGATGCGAAGCGCCTTGCGGTACCCTTCTGGGTGAGCCATTCCAAAATTGCGCTTGATATTGTCTTTGGTATCTTTTCCTTTTTGATGGCCGACGATGGTTACCGGTCTTCCATCCAAATTGGCAATTCCCCCGACGATTGCCAGGTCGTCGCCAAACAATCGGTCACCGTGCACTTCTATAAAATCAGTAAAAATATGTTGAATATAGTCCAATGTGGTGGGCCGTTCGGGGTGACGCGCGAGCTGTACGCGCTGCCACGGGGTCAGGCTGCCATAGATTTGCTCGGCCAGATCTTTTGCCTTTTGCTCCAAGCGTGCGACCTCGTCAGAGAAGTCGATTCCTTTTTCCTCTGTAAACCTGCGAAGCTCCTTGATCTTATCCTGCAACTCCACTAATGGTTTCTCAAAGGGAAGCTCGTTTGCCATAATCTATACTCCCTCCCCAGTCGTGTGCATCTCAACCAGCTTCATGAGTGTGGAGCGCATGTCCC
This window harbors:
- the pfkA gene encoding 6-phosphofructokinase produces the protein MQKIAVLTSGGDAPGMNAAVRAAVRRAAFHGIQMYGVYHGYEGLMYGDIQEMSLGSVGDIIHRGGTILYSARSEEFKTETGQQKAIDQLKRRGIEGLIVIGGDGSFRGAQKISEKGVATIGVPGTIDNDIPCTDFTIGFDTALNTVVDAIDKIRDTATSHERTYIIEVMGRDAGDLALWSGLAAGAESILIPEADNDMNDIVERLEAGHRRGKKHTIIIVAEGVGSASHYAEEIKKMTGLETRVTVLGHIQRGGSPTAFDRMLASRMGAAAVDLLLEGKRDRMVGIRNNEIVDVDFQEALSQKHHLDLSIYQLARTLSI
- the accA gene encoding acetyl-CoA carboxylase carboxyl transferase subunit alpha, with product MANELPFEKPLVELQDKIKELRRFTEEKGIDFSDEVARLEQKAKDLAEQIYGSLTPWQRVQLARHPERPTTLDYIQHIFTDFIEVHGDRLFGDDLAIVGGIANLDGRPVTIVGHQKGKDTKDNIKRNFGMAHPEGYRKALRIMKQADKFGRPIICFINTSGAYPGKAAEERGPSEAIARNLLEMARFRVPVLCVVIGEGGSGGAIAIGVGNRVYMLENSYYSVIAPESAAAILWRDASLAMRAAESMKITAPDLKELGVIDGIIEEPFGGAHRDMSLQAALVKAKLLEGLEQLSHLSEDELIQDRYEKFKQIGQYASL